The following proteins come from a genomic window of Paenibacillus sp. CAA11:
- a CDS encoding NUDIX hydrolase, whose protein sequence is MAYKEISAGGVVYRREAGQLQVQLITDRYGKISFAKGKQEQGETIEQTALREIWEETGVKGVIKEPIDIIAYTYQHPEHGEVDKEVHYYLVECQDGELKPQIEEIRGVAWYEPKEAWEKQLHSGYDNNDFILEKGLKLLGFQL, encoded by the coding sequence ATGGCATACAAAGAAATTTCAGCCGGAGGAGTTGTATACCGCAGAGAGGCTGGACAGCTGCAGGTACAGCTGATTACGGACCGCTACGGTAAAATCTCGTTTGCAAAGGGAAAACAGGAACAGGGAGAGACGATTGAGCAGACGGCACTTCGGGAAATCTGGGAAGAGACCGGGGTTAAGGGAGTCATTAAAGAGCCTATTGATATTATTGCGTATACGTATCAGCATCCGGAACACGGAGAAGTGGATAAAGAGGTTCATTATTATCTTGTGGAATGCCAGGACGGAGAGCTGAAGCCGCAAATAGAGGAGATTCGCGGGGTAGCTTGGTATGAGCCTAAGGAGGCTTGGGAGAAGCAGCTCCATTCCGGGTATGATAATAACGATTTTATATTGGAAAAAGGTTTGAAGCTGCTTGGGTTTCAATTGTAG
- the mtaB gene encoding tRNA (N(6)-L-threonylcarbamoyladenosine(37)-C(2))-methylthiotransferase MtaB: protein MPSVAFYTLGCKVNFYDTEAIWQLFKNEGYEQVDFEQTADVYLINTCTVTNTGDKKSRQIIRRAVRRNPDAIVAVTGCYAQTSPAEILDIPGVDLVIGTQDRDKIMPYVQQLQQQREPINAVRNIMKTREFEELDVPDFADRTRAFLKIQEGCNNFCTFCIIPWSRGLSRSREPKSVIEQAKQLVAAGFKEIVLTGIHTGGYGDDLDNYRLSDLLWDLDKVEGLERVRISSIEASQIDDKMLEVLKGSSKMCRHFHIPLQAGNDEVLKRMRRKYTIAEFEEKIRKIREFMPDVAITTDIIVGFPGETDELFRDGFEAIKRIGFSEMHVFPYSKRTGTPAARMEDQVDDEVKNARVHELIDLSEQMQLQYAEKFVGEVLDVIPENDDKGLAGEGRIMGYSDNYLQIVFEGSEDLRGQVCRVKLTKAGVNTCEGVLVRVMSDLPQEIA, encoded by the coding sequence ATGCCATCCGTAGCGTTTTATACCTTGGGATGTAAAGTTAATTTTTATGACACAGAAGCCATTTGGCAGCTGTTTAAGAATGAGGGCTATGAGCAGGTTGATTTTGAACAGACCGCCGATGTCTATTTAATCAATACTTGTACGGTTACAAATACTGGAGACAAGAAGAGCCGCCAAATCATCCGCAGAGCGGTGCGGAGAAACCCGGATGCCATCGTGGCCGTAACGGGCTGCTATGCCCAAACTTCACCGGCGGAAATCCTCGATATTCCCGGTGTAGATTTGGTAATCGGAACCCAGGACAGAGATAAGATCATGCCTTATGTCCAGCAGCTGCAGCAGCAGCGGGAGCCGATTAATGCCGTGCGAAATATTATGAAGACGCGGGAGTTTGAAGAGCTCGACGTACCGGATTTTGCGGATCGTACGCGTGCGTTCCTCAAAATTCAAGAAGGGTGCAATAACTTCTGTACCTTCTGCATTATTCCATGGTCGCGCGGGCTTTCACGCAGCCGTGAACCGAAGAGCGTCATCGAGCAAGCCAAGCAGCTGGTGGCTGCAGGCTTCAAAGAGATCGTTCTGACCGGTATTCATACCGGCGGCTATGGGGATGATCTGGACAATTACCGTTTGTCCGACCTTTTGTGGGATCTGGATAAAGTGGAAGGCTTGGAACGGGTTCGGATCAGCTCTATTGAAGCAAGCCAGATTGATGATAAGATGCTGGAAGTTCTTAAGGGCTCGTCGAAGATGTGCCGCCACTTCCACATTCCGCTGCAAGCGGGCAACGATGAAGTGCTTAAGCGGATGAGACGAAAATATACCATTGCTGAATTTGAGGAGAAAATTCGCAAGATTCGCGAATTCATGCCGGACGTGGCGATAACTACAGATATTATTGTCGGGTTCCCGGGCGAGACGGACGAACTTTTCCGTGATGGTTTCGAAGCGATTAAGCGGATTGGCTTCTCAGAAATGCACGTCTTCCCTTATTCTAAGCGTACCGGAACACCTGCAGCCCGGATGGAGGATCAGGTGGATGATGAAGTGAAGAACGCACGGGTTCACGAGCTGATTGATCTATCCGAACAAATGCAGCTTCAGTATGCCGAGAAATTCGTTGGCGAGGTGCTTGACGTTATTCCGGAGAATGACGATAAAGGCTTAGCCGGAGAAGGCCGCATTATGGGTTATAGCGACAACTACTTGCAGATTGTATTTGAAGGCTCTGAGGACCTGCGTGGTCAGGTCTGCCGTGTGAAGTTGACCAAGGCGGGAGTCAACACTTGTGAAGGGGTGCTCGTCCGGGTGATGAGCGATCTTCCGCAGGAAATTGCGTAG
- a CDS encoding Na/Pi cotransporter family protein — MIRDLIIPLTFGLALFIFGMKMMELSLQAWAGPALKKLLNLSTSTPLKGMLFSTAVTAALQSSTAVTVMTIGLVNAGLLSYSRTLGIILGGNIGTCLTTELIALQINRWGLPIFLLSLCTWFIASALTQRLPAALGRMANFLRSLQYAALASAGFGLVLTAIAWMQGTGEAMEAYGLIRWFTAQAGTNVVWGALAGAALAAMIHSSAAVIALAMGLAASGALPLPLAIAVVIGANVGTCITAVIASIGGTKSGRFVAWSHVVLNLGGALLFLPLVGQLELITAWFSTDPAAQVAHSQTIFNILSSILALPLCYLPVWDRLNRQT; from the coding sequence ATGATACGCGACCTGATCATCCCGCTGACATTCGGACTGGCCCTCTTTATATTCGGTATGAAAATGATGGAGCTCTCGCTTCAGGCCTGGGCAGGTCCTGCGCTGAAGAAGCTGCTGAACCTGTCTACGTCCACTCCGCTCAAAGGAATGCTGTTCAGCACAGCAGTTACGGCCGCACTGCAGAGCAGCACGGCTGTAACTGTAATGACCATTGGCCTTGTCAACGCAGGCCTGCTCAGTTATAGCCGCACGCTCGGCATCATCCTTGGTGGCAATATCGGCACCTGCCTAACCACAGAGCTTATTGCCCTGCAAATTAACCGATGGGGGCTCCCCATATTTCTGCTGTCCCTATGTACGTGGTTTATAGCTTCCGCCCTGACACAGCGGCTGCCCGCTGCCTTAGGCCGCATGGCGAACTTCCTCCGCTCTTTACAATATGCAGCTCTTGCATCAGCTGGATTCGGTCTTGTGCTGACCGCCATCGCCTGGATGCAAGGCACGGGTGAAGCTATGGAGGCCTACGGCCTAATCCGCTGGTTCACGGCGCAGGCGGGGACAAACGTTGTATGGGGAGCGCTTGCCGGAGCCGCACTTGCTGCCATGATTCACAGCAGTGCTGCTGTCATTGCTCTGGCGATGGGACTGGCCGCATCAGGCGCACTGCCCTTGCCGCTGGCCATTGCAGTTGTCATCGGAGCAAACGTCGGAACCTGTATCACCGCTGTCATCGCCTCGATCGGAGGCACAAAATCCGGGCGTTTTGTAGCCTGGTCCCATGTCGTTCTCAACCTTGGCGGCGCGCTTCTCTTTCTTCCGCTTGTAGGACAGCTTGAGCTTATAACCGCCTGGTTCTCTACAGACCCGGCGGCCCAGGTGGCTCATAGTCAGACCATCTTCAATATACTTAGCTCCATCCTGGCTCTGCCCTTATGCTACTTACCTGTATGGGACCGTCTTAACCGGCAGACATGA